In Phocoena phocoena chromosome 8, mPhoPho1.1, whole genome shotgun sequence, the following are encoded in one genomic region:
- the LOC136126820 gene encoding stromelysin-1-like — MEMRNLPVLLLLSVAVCSAYPLDRAAKDEDDSMNLVQRYLENYYNLEKDVKPFVRRKDSVPVVKKIQEMQRFLGLEVTGKLDSDTLEVIRKPRCGIPDVGHFSTFPGMPKWRKTHLTYRIVNYTLDLPRDAVDSAIERALTVWAKVTPLTFSRINEGEADIKIIFAVREHGDFSPFDGPGSVLAHAYAPGSGGIAGDVHFDDDEKWTKDTSEINLFLVAAHELGHSLGLQHSTNSEALMYPVYNTFTDLARFHLSQDDVNGIQSLYGPPTASRDDPVVPTESVPPEPGTPATCDPALSFDAVSTLRGETLFFKDRYFWRKSSRTFVPEFHLISLFWPSLPSGIDAAYEVISKDRVFIFKGNQFWAIRANEVLAGYPRNIHTLGFPSTIRKIDAAFSDKERKKTYFFVEDKYWRFDEKRQSMEPGFPKQIVEDFPGVDLEVDAVFEAFGFYYFFSGSSQLEFDPNAKKVTHVLKSNSWLNC, encoded by the exons ATGGAAATGAGGAATCTTCCAGTTCTGCTATTGCTATCTGTGGCAGTTTGCTCAGCCTATCCATTGGACAGAGCTGCAAAGGACGAGGATGACAGCATGAACCTTGTTCAG CGATACCTCGAAAACTACTACAACCTTGAAAAGGATGTGAAACCGTTTGTTAGAAGAAAGGACAGTGTTCctgttgttaaaaaaatacaagaaatgcagAGGTTCCTGGGGTTGGAGGTGACGGGGAAGCTGGACTCTGACACTCTGGAGGTGATACGCAAGCCCAGATGTGGGATTCCTGACGTTGGTCACTTCAGCACCTTTCCTGGCATGCCCAAGTGGAGGAAAACTCACCTCACTTACAG GATTGTGAATTATACACTGGATTTGCCAAGAGATGCTGTTGATTCTGCCATTGAGAGAGCTCTGACAGTCTGGGCGAAGGTGACTCCattaacattctccaggatcaaTGAAGGAGAGGCAGACATAAAGATCATTTTTGCAGTTCgag aacATGGGGACTTTAGCCCTTTTGATGGACCTGGAAGTGTTTTGGCTCACGCCTATGCACCTGGGTCAGGAGGGATTGCTGGAGATGTTCACTTTGATGATgatgaaaaatggacaaaggatacaTCAG AGATCAATTTATTCCTCGTTGCTGCCCATGAACTTGGCCATTCCCTGGGTCTCCAACACTCGACCAACAGTGAAGCTTTGATGTATCCAGTCTACAACACATTCACAGACCTGGCTCGGTTCCACCTTTCTCAAGATGATGTGAATGGCATTCAGTCCCTGTATG GACCTCCCACAGCTTCTCGAGATGACCCTGTGGTGCCCACAGAATCTGTGCCTCCAGAACCTGGCACACCAGCCACATGTGATCCTGCTTTGTCCTTTGATGCAGTCAGCACTCTGAGGGGAGAAACTCTGTTCTTTAAAGACAG atatttttggcGCAAATCCTCCAGGACATTTGTACCTGAATTTCATTTGATCTCTTTGTTTTGGCCATCTCTTCCTTCAGGCATAGATGCTGCATATGAAGTTATTAGCAAAGAcagggttttcatttttaaag gaaaTCAGTTCTGGGCCATCAGAGCAAACGAGGTGCTAGCAGGTTACCCAAGAAACATCCATACCCTGGGTTTTCCTTCAACAATAAGGAAAATAGATGCAGCCTTTTCtgataaggaaaggaagaaaacatactTCTTTGTAGAGGACAAATACTGGAG ATTTGATGAGAAGAGACAATCCATGGAGCCAGGCTTTCCCAAGCAAATAGTGGAAGACTTCCCAGGGGTTGACCTAGAGGTGGATGCTGTTTTTGAAGCATTTG GGTTTTACTATTTCTTCAGTGGATCTTCGCAGTTGGAGTTTGACCCAAATGCAAAGAAAGTGACACATGTTTTGAAGAGTAACAGCTGGTTGAATTGTTAG
- the LOC136127558 gene encoding nucleoside diphosphate-linked moiety X motif 6 produces the protein MWKFPGGLSEPGEDIGDTAVREVFEETGIKSEFRSLLSIRQQHTHPGAFGKSDMYIICRLKPYSFTINFCQRECLRCEWMDLSDLVKTENTTPITSRVARLLLYGYREGFDKIDLTMEELPAVYTGLFYKIYHKELPDSYKTMTGMD, from the exons ATGTGGAAGTTTCCAGGAGGCCTGTCAGAGCCTGGAGAAGATATTG GAGATACAGCAGTTCGAGAAGTTTTTGAAGAGACTGGTATAAAGTCAGAATTCAGGTCCCTCCTGAGTATTCGGCAACAGCACACCCATCCTGGAGCTTTTGGAAAGTCAGATATGTATATTATCTGCCGCCTAAAGCCATATTCATTCACCATAAATTTTTGCCAGCGTGAATGCTTAAGGTGTGAGTGGATGGATCTCAGCGACCTAGTCAAGACTGAAAATACAACTCCGATCACCAGCAGAGTTGCTAGGCTGCTGCTGTACGGATACAGAGAAGGGTTTGACAAGATTGATCTGACCATGGAAGAACTTCCAGCAGTTTACACAGGCTTGTTCTATAAAATCTATCACAAGGAACTGCCAGACAGTTATAAAACTATGACAGGCATGGATTAG